Proteins encoded within one genomic window of Sulfurovum sp. XGS-02:
- a CDS encoding c-type cytochrome: MSLMRIVLPVLSTSMLMAASGESIYQTKCASCHGKMAEKKALGHSNVIKGMPVDQFVKLTKAFATGEKKAIPIAKIVKKQFIDGYSDEEIRSVAEYVNKL; this comes from the coding sequence ATGAGTTTAATGAGAATTGTGTTACCGGTACTTTCTACAAGTATGCTAATGGCAGCATCAGGTGAGTCGATCTATCAAACAAAATGTGCAAGCTGTCATGGTAAAATGGCAGAAAAGAAAGCTTTGGGACACTCAAATGTTATCAAAGGTATGCCAGTTGATCAATTTGTCAAACTTACAAAAGCATTTGCAACAGGTGAGAAAAAAGCTATACCTATCGCTAAAATTGTTAAAAAGCAATTCATTGATGGATATAGTGATGAAGAGATACGATCAGTTGCTGAATATGTCAATAAATTATAG